The sequence below is a genomic window from Candidatus Afararchaeum irisae.
TCGATTATCTCGGGGTCGCCACCCTCCATGATAGCCATCGCACTGTTCGTCGTACCTAAATCAATTCCTACGATCTTCTCGGTTGTCATGTTCTACTTACCTCAAGTTATTACTCCCGTTATTTAAAAACTTTGGCAGTTTCTTCTACTCGTCGTCGCCCTTCGCTACTGTGACCTTCGCGGGACGGACTACCCTGTCCTCCATCACGTAGCCGTCCTCGTAGACGTCGACTATCTCGCCCTCCTCGTGTTCGTCGGAGTCGACACGCATCATCGCCTCGTGTACCTCGGGGTCGAACTCCTCCGTGCCTATCCTCTCGACGCCCTCGGATTCGAGTATACGGTCGAGTTCGTTGTTGACCATCTCGACGCCCTCACGTATGTCGCCCTCCTCGTCGAGAGCCCTTTCGAGGTTCGACTTCACAGTCAGAAGCTCCGAGACGAGGTCGACTGTGGCGTACTTAGAGAACTCCTTCTTCTTCTTCTCCGCCCTCTTCTTGTAGTTCTGGAAGTCCGCCTGTACCCTCTTGAGACGGCTTTCGAGATCCTCGATCTCCTTCTGTCTCTCGTCGAGCTTCGACGAAAGCTCCTCTACGGTCTCCTCCTTCTGACGTAGCCTCTGTCTTAGTTCGTCGGCGTCAGCGTCTTCTAAGTCGTCGGTGTCAGTGTCAGTGTCAGTATCAGCCTGAGTTTCAGTGTCTGAGGAGCCCATCGAGTTAGTCACCTTATTAACCATAGCTTTCCGTCCCAGTCACATAAGGGTTCTAATTTGCTACAGCATACGCCGGAACTCCCTCAGACGCGGGAACTCCAAGACTTCGCCTTTCTGCTTCTCTACTGCGACCTGGAACTCATCGAGGTCGCGTACGAAGGGACTCATTAAGTCGGCAGAAGACATCTCGTTTATGGCGACCCCCGAGAAGAGAGGACTGAAAGCGGGGAGCATCAGCACCTTCGACGACTCGAAGTCGCCGTAGAT
It includes:
- a CDS encoding nucleotide exchange factor GrpE, which translates into the protein MGSSDTETQADTDTDTDTDDLEDADADELRQRLRQKEETVEELSSKLDERQKEIEDLESRLKRVQADFQNYKKRAEKKKKEFSKYATVDLVSELLTVKSNLERALDEEGDIREGVEMVNNELDRILESEGVERIGTEEFDPEVHEAMMRVDSDEHEEGEIVDVYEDGYVMEDRVVRPAKVTVAKGDDE